In the genome of Nocardia sp. NBC_00416, one region contains:
- a CDS encoding NADPH-dependent F420 reductase — protein sequence MDIGILGTGNLAVTLGRAWAGAGHSIVVTGRNQVHASEAAEQIGPGATAIAPDNFATSADVIVVAVSYEGLEPAITLVGGPDGSFAGKTVIDCTNPVDYATGELTPASGSAAELVARTAPGARVVKALHLFAGASWPYTGLPEAAPVVAVCGDEPEGLDPATTLIADLGAETAVIAGLAHARQLEEAAGFVMKVVAAGYNPRRAVPDVDPAVLNSAPAN from the coding sequence ATGGATATCGGCATCCTCGGCACCGGCAACCTTGCCGTGACGCTCGGCCGGGCCTGGGCCGGTGCCGGCCACTCGATTGTGGTGACCGGGCGTAATCAGGTGCATGCAAGCGAGGCAGCCGAACAGATCGGACCCGGGGCCACGGCCATCGCCCCGGACAACTTCGCGACGAGCGCGGATGTCATCGTAGTCGCGGTGTCCTACGAAGGGCTCGAGCCCGCCATCACGCTTGTCGGCGGTCCGGACGGATCCTTCGCCGGCAAGACGGTGATCGACTGCACCAATCCGGTGGACTACGCAACCGGTGAGTTGACGCCGGCGTCCGGGTCGGCGGCGGAGTTGGTGGCTCGCACGGCTCCCGGAGCGCGGGTGGTGAAGGCACTGCACCTTTTCGCCGGAGCTTCCTGGCCCTATACCGGATTGCCGGAGGCTGCGCCGGTCGTGGCTGTATGCGGAGACGAGCCCGAGGGGCTCGATCCGGCCACAACCCTCATCGCCGATCTGGGAGCCGAGACCGCGGTGATCGCGGGGTTGGCCCATGCTCGCCAGCTGGAAGAAGCCGCCGGATTTGTCATGAAGGTAGTCGCGGCCGGGTACAACCCGAGACGCGCGGTGCCCGACGTGGACCCTGCAGTGCTCAACTCAGCGCCCGCCAACTGA
- a CDS encoding AAA family ATPase has product MDEVEPGESERTVDPAALRARLRHVYWIGGGSGAGKSTIARRIAARTGMRVYSTDDAMAEHARRGSTRDVPYLREFTAMSMDERWVDRTPEEMLETFHWFRGEGFASIVEDLLDISDRTVVEGFRLLPHLVGPLLADPARAIWLLPTPRLRRDVFAGRGWVIPSRTSDPDRARHNLLRRDEMFTDRLRAETERLGLPVLEVDENLTEDDSAGYVTRAFGL; this is encoded by the coding sequence ATGGACGAGGTGGAACCCGGTGAATCCGAGCGGACCGTCGACCCGGCGGCGCTCCGCGCGCGGCTGCGGCATGTCTACTGGATCGGGGGCGGCAGCGGCGCCGGGAAATCGACCATCGCTCGGCGCATCGCGGCCCGGACCGGTATGCGCGTGTACTCGACCGACGACGCCATGGCCGAGCACGCGCGGCGCGGCTCCACCCGCGATGTGCCCTACCTGCGCGAGTTCACGGCCATGAGCATGGACGAGCGCTGGGTGGACCGGACTCCGGAGGAGATGCTCGAAACGTTCCACTGGTTCCGGGGCGAGGGCTTCGCCTCGATCGTCGAAGATCTGCTGGATATCTCGGATCGAACCGTCGTCGAGGGGTTCCGGTTGCTGCCGCATCTCGTCGGACCCTTGCTCGCCGATCCGGCGCGCGCGATCTGGCTGCTGCCGACACCCCGGTTACGCCGGGACGTGTTCGCGGGGCGCGGCTGGGTGATTCCCAGCAGAACCAGTGACCCGGACCGCGCCCGGCACAACCTGCTGCGACGCGACGAGATGTTCACCGACCGCTTGCGTGCGGAGACCGAGCGGCTCGGTCTGCCCGTGCTCGAGGTCGACGAGAACCTGACCGAGGACGACTCGGCCGGGTACGTGACGCGTGCTTTCGGACTGTGA
- a CDS encoding GNAT family N-acetyltransferase has protein sequence MSTELRHNADDTRFEIYLDGTLAGYADYAETESPKVRNFHHTITFPEFRGRGVAAQVVKYALDETRASGFEVAATCWYVDDYIGAHPEYADLVHR, from the coding sequence GTGAGCACCGAACTCCGACACAATGCCGACGACACCCGGTTCGAGATCTATCTCGACGGGACCCTGGCGGGTTATGCCGACTACGCGGAGACCGAGTCCCCGAAGGTCCGCAACTTCCACCACACGATCACCTTCCCGGAGTTCCGCGGGCGGGGCGTGGCGGCGCAGGTGGTGAAGTACGCCTTGGACGAGACCCGCGCCTCGGGCTTCGAGGTCGCGGCCACCTGCTGGTACGTGGACGACTACATCGGCGCCCATCCGGAATACGCCGACCTGGTGCACCGCTGA
- the cutA gene encoding divalent-cation tolerance protein CutA encodes MSDTDLVDVTISGPDEEWLAEFTHRLVTDRLAACGNIIPDVRSIYRWEGAVEDASEAVVVLHTRASLVPVIVERANAEHPDEVPQVVAVPVAGVNPAYGQWILDETAG; translated from the coding sequence GTGAGCGATACCGATCTTGTGGATGTGACGATCAGCGGACCCGACGAAGAATGGCTGGCGGAGTTCACCCACCGGCTCGTCACGGACCGGCTGGCCGCATGCGGGAACATCATCCCGGATGTGCGGTCGATCTATCGGTGGGAAGGGGCGGTGGAGGACGCGTCCGAGGCGGTCGTCGTGCTGCACACCCGGGCGTCGCTCGTCCCCGTGATCGTGGAACGCGCCAATGCCGAACACCCGGACGAGGTGCCCCAGGTGGTCGCGGTGCCGGTGGCGGGTGTGAATCCCGCTTATGGGCAGTGGATCCTGGACGAGACCGCCGGCTGA
- a CDS encoding PadR family transcriptional regulator — MLTLSILGFLAEEPLHAYELRARISGLSGHVRPVSDGALYPALNRLRKAGLVDRQEEPGRGATPRQVLSLTAAGRAELLHRLREPADVEITDRNSFLVLLAFLGLLPDPADQARVLRRRLEFMEGPASYFYADGKPLRAAEMTDRFRKGMLTLAAATSRADRAWLETTVADLDRESRSHEPGRPTPAARDS; from the coding sequence GTGTTGACCTTGAGCATCTTGGGATTCCTGGCCGAGGAGCCGCTGCACGCCTATGAGCTCCGGGCCCGGATCTCGGGCTTGTCGGGCCATGTCCGCCCGGTCAGCGACGGGGCGCTCTATCCCGCGCTGAACCGGCTGCGCAAGGCGGGACTGGTGGACCGGCAGGAGGAGCCCGGCCGCGGAGCCACCCCACGCCAAGTGCTCTCCCTCACCGCGGCGGGCCGGGCCGAGTTGCTCCACCGGCTCCGCGAGCCGGCCGACGTCGAGATCACCGACCGCAACTCGTTCCTCGTCCTACTCGCCTTCCTCGGCCTCCTGCCCGACCCGGCCGACCAGGCCCGAGTCCTGCGCCGCCGGCTGGAGTTCATGGAAGGACCGGCCAGCTATTTCTACGCGGACGGCAAACCCCTGCGCGCCGCCGAGATGACCGACCGGTTCCGCAAGGGCATGCTCACCCTCGCCGCCGCGACCAGCCGCGCCGACCGGGCCTGGCTGGAAACCACCGTCGCCGACCTCGACCGGGAATCCCGTTCGCAC
- a CDS encoding alpha/beta fold hydrolase, producing MTELIVGDARVHYRVEGDGPALVLVHGTGPGSVSWNGTSGLLADRHTVLLPDLGGSEKAEDAGGDLTVEILAEQLAAVIEDSDSAPVDVLGFSLGSVVAAALAATRPELVRRLILVAALSHAEDEYVRTNMAVWLSLSHDAEAFGRYAALTAHSRRYLNDIGSEAVERTARFMRPSPGVLRQIDLVRRVDIRDLLPGIQAETLVIGCTQDAFVPVENVRELHAAIPGSRYAEIDSGHVVRLERPDEFVRVVREFLEPVTTA from the coding sequence ATGACCGAACTCATTGTCGGAGACGCCCGCGTCCACTATCGCGTCGAGGGTGACGGGCCCGCACTGGTACTGGTGCACGGCACCGGCCCCGGGTCGGTGAGCTGGAACGGCACCAGCGGCCTGCTGGCCGATCGGCACACCGTGCTGTTGCCCGACCTCGGCGGAAGCGAGAAGGCCGAGGACGCCGGCGGTGATCTCACCGTCGAAATACTCGCCGAGCAGCTGGCCGCCGTGATCGAGGATTCGGACTCGGCGCCCGTGGACGTCCTCGGATTCTCACTGGGATCCGTGGTGGCCGCGGCCCTCGCGGCCACCCGGCCAGAGTTGGTGCGCCGCCTGATCTTGGTCGCGGCCCTGAGTCATGCCGAGGACGAGTACGTGCGTACGAACATGGCGGTATGGCTGAGCCTTTCCCATGATGCCGAGGCCTTCGGCCGATACGCGGCCCTGACCGCCCACAGTCGCCGGTACCTCAACGACATCGGCAGCGAGGCCGTCGAACGCACCGCCCGCTTCATGCGGCCCAGCCCCGGAGTGCTGCGGCAGATCGACCTCGTCCGCCGCGTCGACATCCGCGACCTGTTGCCCGGCATTCAGGCCGAAACACTCGTGATCGGCTGCACCCAGGACGCTTTCGTCCCCGTCGAGAACGTACGCGAGCTGCACGCTGCCATCCCCGGCAGCCGCTATGCCGAAATCGACAGCGGTCATGTGGTCCGCCTCGAGCGGCCCGACGAGTTCGTCCGGGTGGTCCGGGAATTCCTGGAGCCTGTCACCACCGCCTGA
- a CDS encoding FAD-binding oxidoreductase, which yields MDLRELIDRLPAGAVLTDPDLRAGYRQDWAKDPAAGTPAAVVRATATADVCTTLRWANEHRVPVVPRGAGSGLSGGATAVDGGIVLSTERMRRISVDPVTRTVVVGPGLLNAEVKRTVAEYGLWYPPDPSSFEICSIGGNAATNAGGLCCVKYGVTTDYVLGMEVVLADGTAVRLGGPRLKDSAGLSLTKMFVGSEGTLGVITELTLRLLPAQPAQSTVVASFATLTAATDAILAITGALRPAMLEFMDTVAINAVEDELRMGLDRGAAALLVARSDAPGEHAAQEARIMLEACRRAGATEAFHTADQEEGEAFTAARRYAIPAVERIGPLLLEDVGVPLPRIGDLVTGIAEIARRNDVLVSVIAHAGDGNTHPLIVYNPDDPDETDRAHRAFGEIMDLAISFGGTITGEHGVGRLKKAWLPGQLGPEVMDLTRRIKDALDPHGILNPGAVL from the coding sequence GTGGACCTGCGTGAACTGATCGATCGACTACCCGCCGGCGCGGTGCTCACCGACCCCGACCTGCGCGCCGGCTACCGCCAGGACTGGGCGAAAGACCCCGCGGCCGGTACACCCGCGGCTGTCGTCCGCGCGACCGCCACCGCCGACGTGTGCACGACGCTGCGATGGGCGAACGAGCACCGCGTCCCGGTGGTGCCGCGCGGGGCCGGCTCGGGACTGTCCGGCGGCGCGACCGCGGTGGACGGCGGGATCGTGCTCAGCACCGAGCGAATGCGCCGGATCAGCGTCGACCCGGTGACCCGGACCGTCGTGGTCGGCCCCGGATTGCTGAACGCCGAGGTCAAACGCACGGTCGCCGAATACGGGCTGTGGTATCCGCCCGACCCCTCGTCGTTCGAGATCTGCTCCATCGGCGGTAACGCCGCCACCAACGCGGGTGGTCTGTGCTGCGTGAAATACGGAGTGACCACCGACTACGTCCTCGGTATGGAGGTCGTCCTCGCCGACGGCACCGCGGTCCGGCTGGGCGGGCCCAGGTTGAAGGATTCGGCCGGACTGTCGCTGACCAAGATGTTCGTCGGCAGCGAGGGCACTCTCGGGGTCATCACCGAACTCACCCTGCGACTACTGCCGGCCCAGCCCGCCCAGAGCACCGTGGTCGCCTCCTTCGCGACCCTCACCGCCGCCACCGACGCGATCCTCGCGATCACCGGTGCGCTGCGGCCCGCCATGCTGGAGTTCATGGACACCGTCGCGATCAACGCGGTGGAAGACGAACTGCGCATGGGCCTCGATCGCGGGGCCGCCGCGCTGCTGGTCGCCCGCTCCGACGCACCCGGCGAACACGCCGCGCAGGAGGCTCGCATCATGCTGGAGGCCTGCCGGCGGGCCGGCGCGACCGAAGCCTTCCACACCGCCGACCAGGAGGAAGGCGAAGCGTTCACCGCGGCCCGCCGCTACGCCATCCCCGCCGTCGAACGGATCGGACCGCTCCTGCTCGAGGATGTCGGCGTCCCGCTTCCCCGGATCGGCGACCTCGTCACCGGGATCGCCGAGATCGCCCGGCGCAACGACGTCCTGGTGTCGGTGATCGCGCACGCCGGCGACGGCAACACCCACCCCCTCATCGTGTACAACCCGGACGACCCCGACGAAACCGACCGCGCGCACCGCGCCTTCGGCGAGATCATGGATCTGGCCATCTCCTTCGGCGGGACCATCACCGGTGAACACGGGGTGGGCCGCCTCAAGAAAGCGTGGCTACCGGGTCAGCTGGGTCCGGAAGTCATGGATCTGACCCGCCGGATCAAGGACGCACTCGACCCGCACGGCATCCTCAACCCCGGCGCGGTGCTCTGA
- a CDS encoding alpha/beta fold hydrolase yields the protein MSTFVLIPGGWHGGWRFREIAETLRLQGHSAFPVTLTGLGDRAHLRTAGTNLDTHIQDVVSLFEAEDIHDAVLVGHSYAGMVITGAAARLPGRVRRLVYSDAYVPADGDSCFELTTPAFRELFLQGARLDGHSVEPPPGLDPRTTPHPLASFLQRIRLDGPIQVHRKDYIYLDGWSGTPFAEVYQRLRRDPGWRVHTLPTGHNVAAEAPEAFVQILLEE from the coding sequence ATGTCGACCTTCGTTCTGATCCCCGGCGGCTGGCACGGCGGGTGGCGCTTCCGTGAGATCGCCGAAACTCTTCGGCTCCAAGGACACTCGGCCTTCCCCGTGACCCTGACGGGCCTGGGCGATCGGGCCCATCTGCGTACCGCGGGGACGAATCTGGACACCCACATCCAGGACGTTGTCAGCCTGTTCGAGGCCGAAGACATCCACGACGCCGTGCTCGTCGGGCACAGCTACGCCGGAATGGTCATCACCGGCGCCGCGGCCCGCCTGCCCGGCCGCGTCCGGCGGCTGGTCTACAGCGATGCCTACGTTCCGGCCGATGGCGACTCCTGCTTCGAGCTCACGACGCCGGCCTTCCGGGAGCTGTTCCTCCAGGGAGCCCGGCTCGACGGACACAGCGTCGAACCTCCACCGGGCCTGGACCCGCGGACGACCCCGCATCCGCTCGCCTCGTTCCTGCAGCGGATCCGGCTCGACGGCCCGATCCAGGTCCACCGCAAGGACTACATCTACCTGGACGGCTGGTCCGGCACCCCTTTCGCCGAGGTCTACCAGCGGCTTCGCCGCGACCCCGGCTGGCGCGTGCACACCCTGCCGACCGGACACAATGTCGCCGCCGAAGCCCCCGAAGCCTTTGTTCAGATCCTGCTCGAGGAGTGA
- a CDS encoding winged helix-turn-helix transcriptional regulator: MIEGSCQVFVSDCHVRAATELINHTWDPVVLSALRLGPTRRNELLARITGASDKVLTQSLQRLRSRGLITKPVTSQPTNNGAIYRLTALGESFAHGPLAHLAQWAADNHTELTEPHSTS; this comes from the coding sequence ATGATCGAGGGATCCTGCCAAGTCTTCGTCTCCGACTGTCACGTACGCGCGGCAACCGAGCTCATCAATCACACGTGGGATCCCGTGGTGCTCTCGGCGCTCCGCCTGGGACCAACACGCCGCAATGAGCTACTGGCCCGCATCACCGGCGCCAGCGACAAGGTGCTCACCCAATCGCTCCAACGCCTCCGATCCCGCGGACTCATCACCAAACCGGTCACCAGCCAGCCCACGAACAACGGTGCGATCTACCGACTCACCGCACTTGGCGAATCGTTCGCCCACGGACCACTGGCCCATCTCGCTCAATGGGCAGCCGATAACCACACCGAACTCACCGAGCCGCACTCGACGTCATGA
- a CDS encoding TetR/AcrR family transcriptional regulator — protein MSMGRFVMAASLRIQQREQTRRTLLHESRRLFATKGYAAVGISEIVTAAGVTKGALYHSFDSKLALFRAVLEDVQSEVGDRVAAAADARTDPWEQLVAGCETFLTTCTTPEIQRIMLIDGPAVLGWQEWRALDETTSARHLAEALTMLVADGVIPAQPVPPLTHLLSGAMNEAALWLAASPDPDALADTLASLRRILDAIRTGPGRRDRAPE, from the coding sequence ATGTCAATGGGAAGGTTCGTGATGGCCGCATCGCTGCGCATCCAGCAGCGGGAACAGACCCGCCGCACCCTGCTCCACGAGAGCAGGCGCCTGTTCGCGACAAAAGGTTATGCCGCCGTGGGAATTTCGGAGATCGTCACGGCCGCGGGCGTCACCAAGGGCGCGCTCTACCACAGCTTCGACAGCAAACTCGCCTTGTTCCGCGCGGTCCTCGAGGATGTGCAGTCCGAGGTCGGGGATCGCGTCGCCGCCGCCGCGGATGCCCGAACCGACCCGTGGGAACAGCTCGTCGCCGGCTGCGAAACCTTCCTGACCACCTGCACCACCCCGGAGATCCAGCGCATCATGCTGATCGACGGCCCCGCCGTGCTCGGCTGGCAGGAGTGGCGCGCCCTGGACGAGACCACCTCCGCCCGCCACCTCGCCGAAGCCCTCACCATGCTGGTCGCCGATGGCGTCATCCCGGCCCAGCCCGTACCGCCGCTCACCCACCTGCTGTCCGGCGCCATGAACGAAGCCGCGCTCTGGCTCGCCGCCTCCCCCGACCCCGACGCCCTCGCCGACACTCTCGCCTCGCTACGCCGGATCCTCGACGCCATCCGCACCGGCCCCGGCCGCCGGGATCGCGCCCCGGAGTGA
- a CDS encoding VOC family protein, which translates to MALSSFYPVIGTTRIAQARDFYTRWFDFEITFEADWYVSLRRAAGERHYELALLDPTHPTLPENHRKPVQGLLLNFEVDDVDAEWERLVVHGGLTAELDIRSEDFGQRHFIIADPSGVLIDIITEIAPLGEFAEQYAAGHVGQAGGRRNPR; encoded by the coding sequence GTGGCACTCAGCAGCTTCTACCCGGTCATCGGCACCACCCGCATCGCCCAGGCGCGCGATTTCTACACTCGTTGGTTCGATTTCGAGATCACCTTCGAAGCGGACTGGTATGTCAGCCTGCGGCGCGCGGCGGGCGAACGCCACTACGAACTGGCGTTGCTCGATCCCACACACCCGACCCTCCCCGAGAATCACCGCAAACCCGTCCAGGGGCTGCTACTCAACTTCGAGGTCGACGACGTCGACGCCGAATGGGAGCGACTGGTCGTGCACGGCGGATTGACGGCCGAACTCGATATTCGCTCGGAGGATTTCGGTCAGCGGCACTTCATCATCGCCGATCCGAGCGGCGTGCTGATCGACATCATCACCGAGATCGCACCCCTCGGCGAATTCGCCGAGCAGTACGCCGCCGGACATGTCGGGCAGGCGGGCGGGCGGCGCAACCCGAGGTGA
- a CDS encoding NAD(P)/FAD-dependent oxidoreductase → MRIVGGKEVVEVTEQLEQSYDVVVAGGGAAGLNGALMLVRARRTVAVIDAGQPRNAPADGVHGLLARDGMPPTELLERGRTEVRGYGGHVVTGEIVAATRDENGFTVTLADGRTVHARRLLAATGLTDELPEIPGLSERWGRDVVHCPYCHGWEVRDRAIAVLSRGPISMHQVQLFRQLSDDIVFFTHDQPEPTPEDAERLAARGIRVVSGTVTGIEVADDRITGLRLADGTVVAREVVALGTRMVARSGFLSSLGLEAADHPFGEYIPCDATGRTEVPGVWVAGNLTDLAAQVGAAAAAGATAGAHINADLVQEEFDTAVAARRAGFSAPAEARLAESVNGARGHGL, encoded by the coding sequence ATGCGGATAGTCGGCGGCAAGGAGGTGGTCGAGGTGACCGAACAACTGGAACAGAGCTACGACGTGGTGGTGGCCGGCGGCGGAGCGGCCGGACTGAACGGGGCGTTGATGCTGGTCCGCGCCCGGCGGACGGTGGCCGTGATCGACGCGGGGCAGCCGCGCAACGCGCCCGCCGACGGAGTGCACGGGCTACTCGCACGGGACGGGATGCCGCCGACGGAACTACTCGAACGCGGACGCACCGAGGTGCGCGGGTACGGCGGACATGTGGTGACCGGGGAAATCGTCGCGGCTACCCGCGACGAGAACGGCTTCACGGTCACCCTCGCCGACGGACGGACAGTCCACGCGAGGCGACTGCTCGCCGCCACCGGCCTGACCGACGAACTACCGGAGATCCCCGGGCTGAGCGAACGGTGGGGCCGCGACGTCGTGCACTGCCCGTACTGCCACGGCTGGGAGGTCCGCGACCGGGCGATCGCGGTGCTCAGCCGCGGGCCGATATCGATGCACCAGGTGCAGCTGTTCCGGCAACTGAGCGACGACATCGTGTTCTTCACCCACGACCAGCCCGAACCGACCCCGGAAGACGCCGAGCGCCTCGCCGCGCGCGGCATCCGCGTCGTATCCGGCACGGTGACCGGAATCGAGGTCGCCGACGACCGCATCACCGGACTCCGGCTCGCGGACGGCACGGTGGTCGCACGGGAGGTCGTCGCGCTGGGAACCCGGATGGTCGCGCGGTCCGGCTTCCTGAGCAGCCTCGGGCTGGAGGCCGCCGATCATCCGTTCGGTGAGTACATCCCGTGTGACGCCACGGGCCGCACCGAAGTGCCCGGGGTCTGGGTCGCCGGCAACCTCACCGATCTCGCCGCACAGGTCGGCGCGGCCGCGGCGGCGGGTGCGACGGCCGGCGCGCACATCAACGCCGACCTGGTCCAGGAGGAATTCGACACCGCGGTCGCCGCTCGACGCGCCGGATTCTCGGCGCCGGCCGAGGCGCGACTGGCCGAATCGGTGAACGGCGCCCGGGGTCACGGACTCTGA